Below is a genomic region from Prunus persica cultivar Lovell chromosome G3, Prunus_persica_NCBIv2, whole genome shotgun sequence.
CCAGAAGGCCTGTCAGCGCCAGCTGAGCACCGAGCAGAAGAACTCGAGgtaattttgaaattggacTGGAAATTAAAATAcccaaaatttaatatttggtaattttgaacttcaaagTTTTGCtgattaatgggttttgttaGGGTTTTGTGAGCTTTTAACCTAGGAagattagattttttttgccAGGAGggttgttgaaattttatcaAGCAAGCTTAAGTTTGttaatttgggtttttgtttgttttttctatttcatttCTGAAAGATTGTCTATGATTTTTAAATGGAATTGTAATGAGAAGATTGAATAGTTGATTTTGTTACTGTACAGAGGGCAGCACTTGTTAGTTTGAGTAGACATGGATCTTAACGATCTTAACAAGGTTTGGGAAATCAAACCACTCAAGAAAATTGGGGAAGAGGATGCAAGAGAAATACTTGAGAAGGTGGCAAAACAAGTGCAGCCCATAATGCGAAAACATAATTGGAAAGTCAGAATCCTTTCTGAATTCTGGTAAActttttacttctttcttGAAACCTTTTGTGCTTTATTGTATGTTTCCCGCTGTCATTTGCAAGTTTAAAATGCAGCCCTGCCAATCCAGCTCTTCAGGGGCTCAATGTAGGAGGAGGTGCCGAAGTTAAGCTCAGACTACGGAGGCCAAACAATGAGTGGGATTTCTACCCGTATGAACAGATCCTTGATACAATGCTGCACGAGCTCTGCCACAACGAGTATGGTCCTCATAATGCTGACTTTTACAAACTTTTGGATGAGATCAGAAGGGTAATTAtcttatttgttttcatgCCTATAAAGTACTTATTTTCCTGGTGCTTTTCACGACCCTAGTAAGTTGTAAGAGTATCTTTCATGGAAAACCCTCCTTCTTGAAAACTAATGGCCATCTATTTGTAACCCCTACTTCTATATTGTTAGATTGTTTGTGGACTGCCTGGAATACGGTTTGTATATAAATGCAAAGCTTATATTTTGAaagtaatttcttattttatctGAAGCATTCCTAACTGATGGCAATTCTCTGACTCTGATTAGTGATGGGAAGTTATAAAAGGCTCAAGTGAAGCCTTTCAACATTTTGATTGATGATGTTTTCTATGCTCTTGTCTAATTTATTGTTCCTGTTGAATTGAAACTCTTAGTGAGGTGTTGTTCTTAACTTTGTGAATATcttcttaaataattaaattaagtgTTCTCAGTATCCAATTGCATGCATTAGCTACTATTTTATGTTGTAGTTCTATGCTTTCTGTAAATGCATGCTTTAGGGATGATTGTCTGTCACTAATTTGGTTCCGATGGGTTTTTGCAGGAATGTGAGGAACTGATGGCTAAAGGGATTACAGGGACTGCGCAAGGATTTGATCTTCCTGGGAAACGTTTGGGTGGTTTCTCTCGTCAACCCCCTCTGTCATCTATTCGTCAGACTGCCTTGGCTGCTGCTGAAAACAGAGCACGGCGTGGAGCTTTACTACCATCAGGACCTAGGCGTTTAGGTGGTGATAGCAACATTAAGGCAGCTTTGAGCCCAATACAAGCTGCTGCTATGGCTGCAGAAAGGAGACTACATGATGATTTATGGTGTGGATCCAAGTCTTTGGAGGGTGGCATTGAAATCCAGGGGAATGTTGGGACTTCTCGAAGGACAGAAGCTTTCACAGTTACTAATGGCATATCTACCCAGACGTCTATTGAGTCGGAGTCAGGTCAGGGAAAAATAGATGATCAAGCAAAGTGGAAATGCAATATGTGCACTTTATTAAATGAGGTAAAGTTATTCTCTATATAATTTTGTCGAACTGTCAGTACAAAATTgatttattgttgttgttattgatTATGGAGCTCGATTAGTTCTTTGCGCGCGcgcgcgcacacacacacactcataTCTCCCTTGTATTTTGTCAATCATGTcaccctttttttgtttttttgtttaacatGGCACTGTATTCTATATATTACTTCTTTCTTGAAAATTTATGCCTTTACACGTGAAGGTTTTTAGTTCAAAACTTGTAGTTGTTTCTCAAGCTGACTGTAGATAAACTGTTGagacttttatttttgttgttggtggtggtgttttttttcatttcaataccCTGTTCTGTACTGCGTTTGTTTTTTGCCAGAGGATGTAAGAGTCCCTAATCCTGCAAACCTTGTCCTATCC
It encodes:
- the LOC18784262 gene encoding DNA-dependent metalloprotease WSS1 isoform X3; the protein is MDLNDLNKVWEIKPLKKIGEEDAREILEKVAKQVQPIMRKHNWKVRILSEFCPANPALQGLNVGGGAEVKLRLRRPNNEWDFYPYEQILDTMLHELCHNEYGPHNADFYKLLDEIRRECEELMAKGITGTAQGFDLPGKRLGGFSRQPPLSSIRQTALAAAENRARRGALLPSGPRRLGGDSNIKAALSPIQAAAMAAERRLHDDLWCGSKSLEGGIEIQGNVGTSRRTEAFTVTNGISTQTSIESESGQGKIDDQAKWKCNMCTLLNEVIAAVGVEMFSLRDLKRGCEV
- the LOC18784262 gene encoding DNA-dependent metalloprotease WSS1 isoform X1 is translated as MDLNDLNKVWEIKPLKKIGEEDAREILEKVAKQVQPIMRKHNWKVRILSEFCPANPALQGLNVGGGAEVKLRLRRPNNEWDFYPYEQILDTMLHELCHNEYGPHNADFYKLLDEIRRECEELMAKGITGTAQGFDLPGKRLGGFSRQPPLSSIRQTALAAAENRARRGALLPSGPRRLGGDSNIKAALSPIQAAAMAAERRLHDDLWCGSKSLEGGIEIQGNVGTSRRTEAFTVTNGISTQTSIESESGQGKIDDQAKWKCNMCTLLNEVHFNALRLLQLLALRCSACGTLKEDVKFKVWSCKFCTLDNRVELDRCSACGEWRYSSGPPVSNRGPYVGT
- the LOC18784262 gene encoding DNA-dependent metalloprotease WSS1 isoform X2, which translates into the protein MDLNDLNKVWEIKPLKKIGEEDAREILEKVAKQVQPIMRKHNWKVRILSEFCPANPALQGLNVGGGAEVKLRLRRPNNEWDFYPYEQILDTMLHELCHNEYGPHNADFYKLLDEIRRECEELMAKGITGTAQGFDLPGKRLGGFSRQPPLSSIRQTALAAAENRARRGALLPSGPRRLGGDSNIKAALSPIQAAAMAAERRLHDDLWCGSKSLEGGIEIQGNVGTSRRTEAFTVTNGISTQTSIESESGQGKIDDQAKWKCNMCTLLNELLALRCSACGTLKEDVKFKVWSCKFCTLDNRVELDRCSACGEWRYSSGPPVSNRGPYVGT